A window from Hymenobacter volaticus encodes these proteins:
- a CDS encoding dihydroorotate dehydrogenase — protein sequence MQLGSLTLRNPVCLAAASWQLPDGLGYERLGGIFTRTVTMEPKPGLYEEGIWQVADQTLLNATNMRTESAEILANEHLPHLRRFGVPVFVSITAPGVPGFRKIARFLAREVADQIAGVEVYIAAPDTANGQDLTAKFVREATQAVRDELGQESAVVVKLPPWPEHIRSLALGAQEGGATALAATNLLRALHLPDDATAAPLVGGLSGEALRAVALRCVWELAHDERITIPIFGTGGVFTAAHVTDYLRCGASAVQIASGEWLEPGLSARLAHECAHVVPNPNMVNR from the coding sequence ATGCAACTCGGTTCCCTCACTTTACGAAATCCCGTTTGTTTGGCCGCTGCCAGCTGGCAGTTGCCCGACGGACTCGGTTACGAGCGGTTAGGCGGCATCTTCACCCGCACCGTAACCATGGAACCCAAACCTGGGCTCTATGAAGAAGGTATTTGGCAGGTTGCTGACCAGACCCTGCTCAACGCCACTAATATGCGCACCGAAAGCGCAGAAATTCTGGCCAACGAACACCTGCCTCATTTGCGCCGATTTGGCGTGCCTGTGTTTGTGAGCATCACGGCTCCGGGCGTGCCGGGCTTCCGGAAAATTGCCCGTTTTCTGGCCCGCGAAGTAGCCGACCAGATAGCCGGAGTGGAAGTATACATAGCCGCCCCCGATACAGCAAACGGACAAGACCTAACCGCCAAGTTTGTGCGCGAAGCCACCCAGGCCGTGCGCGACGAGCTAGGACAGGAATCCGCCGTAGTGGTGAAGCTGCCCCCTTGGCCCGAGCATATCCGCAGCCTCGCGCTGGGTGCCCAGGAGGGCGGCGCTACCGCGCTGGCCGCTACCAACCTGCTCAGGGCCCTACACCTACCTGATGATGCCACGGCCGCGCCTCTGGTAGGGGGCTTGTCGGGCGAGGCCTTGCGGGCCGTGGCCTTACGGTGCGTGTGGGAACTGGCCCACGATGAGCGCATTACGATACCCATCTTCGGAACGGGTGGGGTATTTACGGCAGCCCACGTTACGGATTATTTGCGGTGCGGCGCTTCGGCCGTGCAGATTGCCAGCGGCGAATGGCTGGAACCCGGCCTATCAGCCAGGTTGGCGCACGAGTGTGCTCACGTAGTGCCTAACCCGAATATGGTAAACCGCTAA